CGTAGAAATTAAGCTAGCATCTGACATAAAGGCATCCCTTAAGGTTTTGGTAGAAGGAGAAAATTAAGTCAAAAGTCAAAATGCAAAAGTCAAAAGTGAGGTAAGGTTTTTTATTAAAATACTTTTGAATTTTGCCTTTTGAATTTTGAATTATCATGTTAGACACCCTTCTAATTAACCAGGAAAGGCTTCCACCCCAAGCACTTGATGCTGAAGTATCCCTCCTTGGGGCTATGCTAATGGATAGGGAGGTAATCAATGAGGTGGTTGAGCTTTTAAGAGAGGATGATTTTTATAGGGAATCTCATCGAAAGATATATAAAGCAATGCTCAATCTCTGGGAAAGGAATGAGCCGGTTGACCTGGTTACCCTCTCTGATGAGCTAAATAAATCTGGGGCCCTTTCTACAATTGGTGGTGTCACATACCTTACAAGTTTAATCTCTTCTATTCCACCATCTTCCAATGCACCCTATTATGCAAAGATTATCTCCCAAAAGGCAGCCTTAAGAGAGCTTGTTTTTGCAGGTTTGCAGATTACAAGGATGGGCTATGAACAAATTGGCGATGTCTCTGATATTTTGGATAAATCAGAGCAGCTTGTTTTTAACATTGCCTCAAAAAAGGTAAGGGGTGGATTTATATCCATAGGAGATATGTTAAAGCCAGAAGATATTGAGGCTCTATGTGCCCATAAGCCACATATCACAGGGATTCCCACAGGTTTTGTTGAGCTTGATGAACAAACAGCAGGCTTTCAGCCATCAGACCTCATTATTATTGCGGGAAGGCCTTCTATGGGAAAGACATCTTTAGCCCTCTCTATTGCCCAGCATGTTGCTATTAAAGAGAGAATCCCGGTTGGTATATTTTCCTTTGAAATGAGCCAGGCTCAGCTTGTTATTAGGCTTCTATGTGCTGAAGGTCGTGTTGA
The bacterium DNA segment above includes these coding regions:
- the dnaB gene encoding replicative DNA helicase; amino-acid sequence: MLDTLLINQERLPPQALDAEVSLLGAMLMDREVINEVVELLREDDFYRESHRKIYKAMLNLWERNEPVDLVTLSDELNKSGALSTIGGVTYLTSLISSIPPSSNAPYYAKIISQKAALRELVFAGLQITRMGYEQIGDVSDILDKSEQLVFNIASKKVRGGFISIGDMLKPEDIEALCAHKPHITGIPTGFVELDEQTAGFQPSDLIIIAGRPSMGKTSLALSIAQHVAIKERIPVGIFSFEMSQAQLVIRLLCAEGRVDAHRLRIGQLKKDELPRISLAAGNLREAEIYLDDTTPMSVIEMRAKARRLKAKNNIGLLIIDYLQLIEGRKDLENRQQEISEISRSLKSLAKELNIPIVALSQLSRATEVQRRRPQLSDLRESGAIEQDADVVLFVYREEYYKPTEDNEGIAEIIIGKQRNGPIGTVKLAFLKQYAKFENLSRIKE